One genomic window of Acetobacter sp. includes the following:
- a CDS encoding AraC family transcriptional regulator — MKRTADLPCHPPPVVGFADSYTGGFIDGFHAHDRGQLSVFLAGSVTINTLDKSFVLGPGQGMWIPANTLHQANCRTDLMFQVVYVEADFIGSDLPCKMFELSTLVRGLVDEIIAMRFEFTMDERMSVIARLLVDEIRRAPRIAERLLLPSDSRLRRVCETIMLQPGDCHDIDYWARETGMARRTFTRLFQQEMGMGFAAWRRRVRVIEAASRIAAGQPISQVAFDLGYDNASSFSTMFHRTFGVAPRTLRFNSEAGPHA; from the coding sequence ATGAAGCGGACAGCCGATCTGCCCTGTCATCCGCCGCCTGTCGTGGGGTTTGCCGACAGCTATACCGGTGGTTTTATTGATGGCTTTCACGCTCACGACCGGGGGCAACTGTCGGTATTTCTGGCTGGAAGCGTGACGATCAACACGCTGGACAAAAGTTTCGTGCTTGGTCCCGGTCAGGGCATGTGGATTCCCGCCAACACGCTGCATCAGGCCAACTGCCGGACTGACCTGATGTTTCAGGTCGTGTATGTTGAAGCGGATTTCATCGGTTCTGATCTCCCCTGCAAGATGTTTGAACTTTCCACTCTTGTCAGAGGTCTGGTGGACGAAATCATCGCCATGCGCTTTGAGTTCACCATGGATGAACGGATGTCGGTCATCGCCCGGCTGCTGGTTGATGAAATCAGACGCGCCCCCCGGATCGCGGAGCGTCTGCTGCTTCCGTCCGACTCCCGGCTCCGGCGTGTGTGCGAGACGATCATGCTTCAGCCCGGGGATTGCCATGATATTGATTACTGGGCCCGTGAAACCGGCATGGCGCGGCGTACCTTCACCCGGCTCTTTCAGCAGGAAATGGGTATGGGTTTCGCGGCATGGCGTCGCAGGGTGCGGGTGATCGAAGCCGCGTCCCGCATCGCGGCGGGTCAGCCGATCTCGCAGGTCGCGTTCGACCTTGGATATGACAATGCCAGCAGTTTCAGCACCATGTTTCACCGGACTTTTGGTGTTGCGCCCCGTACCCTGCGTTTCAATTCAGAGGCAGGTCCGCACGCATAG